The Methanobacterium sp. BAmetb5 genome includes a region encoding these proteins:
- a CDS encoding MBL fold metallo-hydrolase codes for MADAFATITQRRMTGGFRIDGIDGKNLHLDPGPGALVRSYQFGVNPLKLHGILVSHSHTDHYSDAEVLIEAMTRGMTRKKGLVIGSQSVIKGYQRWGPCISEYHLSKSQVEVMEAGDKRRVGDIQVTATPTRHGDPKNIGFCLEWDGFTLSYTSDTAYFPELHQYHQKADVLIASVIRPGNEKIRGHLCADEFQELLEETSPKLAIMTHLGMKLITDHPREEAEKITRATGVETKAAQDGMVIDLDKFRPQQQTLDEY; via the coding sequence GTGGCGGACGCTTTCGCTACCATAACCCAGCGCAGGATGACCGGCGGCTTTAGAATCGACGGTATTGATGGTAAAAACCTGCACCTGGATCCGGGCCCGGGGGCTCTGGTAAGGAGTTACCAGTTCGGTGTAAACCCCCTTAAACTTCACGGAATCCTGGTATCACACTCCCACACCGACCACTATAGCGATGCTGAGGTCTTAATAGAGGCCATGACCCGGGGAATGACCCGGAAAAAAGGACTGGTAATCGGTAGCCAGAGTGTGATTAAGGGGTACCAGAGATGGGGGCCCTGCATATCTGAATATCACCTCTCCAAATCACAGGTGGAAGTAATGGAAGCCGGAGACAAACGGAGAGTAGGTGATATTCAGGTTACGGCCACACCCACCAGGCACGGTGATCCCAAAAATATTGGTTTCTGCCTGGAATGGGATGGATTCACCTTATCTTACACCTCGGATACTGCCTACTTCCCCGAGCTTCACCAGTACCATCAGAAGGCCGATGTCTTAATTGCCAGTGTTATACGGCCCGGGAATGAGAAGATCCGGGGCCATCTTTGTGCTGATGAATTCCAGGAACTGCTGGAGGAGACTTCCCCTAAACTAGCTATTATGACCCACCTGGGAATGAAACTCATTACTGACCACCCCCGGGAAGAGGCTGAAAAAATAACCAGAGCCACCGGTGTGGAAACCAAAGCTGCCCAGGATGGAATGGTAATAGATCTGGACAAATTCCGCCCCCAACAGCAAACCCTGGATGAATATTAA
- a CDS encoding PAS domain S-box protein, translated as MTHLEILLVENDVEKTSSLKQLLESLGYSVPHIVGCGDTSITLAKETKPDLILMDIKSSDSGSASDECIKTQREIKQLDLPAVFLTPTTSYSDGIRQKTKSTDPVSYITKPYDDFELKHVIELTVYKNELVKEFETSENYYEAIFEHTGAATVIIEEDTTISLANSEFEKLSGYSREEIEGKKSWTEFITEEDQEKMKEYHRLRRIDPTLAPLTYDFRFVDREGVVKNIHLDIGMIPGTKKSVGSLLDITELKQFQEALAKSEKKFRSALDNMMEGCQIIGYDWTYLYVNDAVSHQGHFNKEELLGHTMMEMYPGIEDTELFAVLRRCMEGRVSDHFDNKFIYSDGKTAWFELSIHPVSEGIFILSIDITERMKTQEEIMIKNTLLEEKIKKEQERLQRKG; from the coding sequence ATGACTCATCTGGAAATACTTCTGGTGGAAAATGATGTGGAGAAAACATCATCCCTTAAACAGCTTTTAGAATCTTTAGGTTATTCAGTACCTCATATAGTCGGTTGTGGTGACACTTCAATCACCCTGGCTAAGGAAACAAAGCCCGATCTTATTTTAATGGATATAAAATCCTCTGATAGTGGTAGTGCCTCTGATGAATGTATTAAAACCCAGAGGGAAATAAAACAACTTGATCTGCCCGCAGTATTTTTAACTCCAACTACCTCCTACTCCGATGGGATTCGCCAGAAAACTAAGTCCACTGATCCGGTTAGTTACATTACCAAGCCCTATGATGATTTTGAACTTAAACACGTCATTGAACTCACGGTTTATAAAAATGAATTAGTAAAAGAATTTGAAACATCAGAAAATTATTATGAAGCTATTTTTGAGCACACTGGGGCGGCAACAGTAATTATTGAGGAGGATACCACAATTTCCCTGGCTAATTCTGAGTTTGAAAAGTTGAGTGGCTACTCCCGGGAGGAAATTGAGGGTAAAAAGAGCTGGACAGAATTCATCACTGAAGAGGACCAGGAGAAGATGAAGGAGTACCATCGCCTCCGGAGGATTGATCCAACCTTAGCACCCTTGACCTACGATTTCAGATTCGTGGACCGGGAGGGAGTGGTAAAAAACATTCATTTAGACATCGGCATGATACCGGGTACCAAGAAGAGTGTGGGGTCTCTCCTGGATATAACTGAACTGAAACAATTCCAGGAGGCCCTGGCTAAAAGTGAAAAAAAATTCCGCAGTGCACTGGATAATATGATGGAAGGATGTCAGATCATTGGTTACGATTGGACTTACCTCTACGTCAACGATGCAGTGAGTCACCAGGGCCACTTCAATAAAGAGGAACTTTTAGGCCACACCATGATGGAGATGTACCCTGGTATTGAAGATACAGAGTTATTTGCTGTTTTAAGGCGTTGTATGGAGGGGAGAGTTTCCGATCACTTCGATAACAAGTTCATCTATTCAGATGGAAAAACTGCCTGGTTCGAGCTCAGTATTCATCCGGTGAGCGAGGGAATATTCATTCTCTCCATAGATATCACCGAGCGAATGAAGACACAGGAAGAAATAATGATTAAAAACACCCTTTTAGAGGAAAAAATTAAAAAAGAACAGGAAAGGTTGCAACGTAAGGGATAA
- a CDS encoding triphosphoribosyl-dephospho-CoA synthase — MESSYVSKCAQIASVLEVSGHPKPGNVHRTQNFPDMVFEDFLLSGIAIGDTMAQAAKRGLKYRDTPDKWENIGLGELILEAVTETDHWVANNTNLGIVMLTTPLSVVAGMSDEDKINWDTFRDKVDGIIKSTTPEDAVNLYKAINIADAGGMGEQEELDVAAESSLQKLRDDGVNLFDVLEISAPWDKLSYELTHKMPVTFNIGYPTFKEVKSGYQLNQATVQTFLTILSRVPDTLISRKFGDKKAQEVSEQARYILDQGGMLTSEGRAGVEKFDQELIDRGLNPGTTADFTASSIMVSYLDGYHDYKTKLGNK; from the coding sequence ATGGAATCCAGTTATGTTTCTAAATGCGCCCAGATAGCCTCAGTACTGGAGGTGAGCGGACATCCAAAACCCGGTAATGTGCACCGCACCCAGAACTTCCCGGACATGGTATTTGAAGATTTTCTCCTCAGTGGAATAGCCATTGGAGACACCATGGCCCAAGCTGCAAAACGAGGACTTAAATACAGGGATACTCCGGATAAATGGGAGAATATCGGACTGGGAGAACTGATCCTGGAGGCCGTGACTGAAACTGACCACTGGGTGGCCAACAACACCAACTTAGGGATCGTGATGCTAACCACCCCCCTATCTGTGGTAGCGGGAATGTCTGACGAGGATAAGATTAACTGGGATACCTTTCGGGATAAAGTTGACGGAATAATAAAGTCAACCACCCCTGAAGATGCAGTTAACCTGTATAAGGCCATAAATATTGCGGATGCAGGGGGAATGGGTGAACAAGAGGAACTGGATGTGGCTGCAGAAAGTTCCCTCCAGAAACTACGTGATGACGGGGTAAACCTGTTTGATGTACTGGAGATCTCTGCCCCCTGGGACAAACTGTCCTACGAGCTCACCCATAAAATGCCGGTCACCTTCAATATTGGGTATCCTACATTTAAAGAGGTTAAATCAGGGTACCAGCTCAACCAGGCCACAGTGCAGACCTTCCTCACCATATTGTCCCGGGTACCAGACACCCTCATCAGCCGTAAATTTGGGGACAAAAAGGCACAGGAAGTATCAGAACAGGCCCGGTATATACTGGATCAAGGGGGAATGTTGACCAGTGAGGGAAGGGCAGGTGTGGAAAAATTCGACCAGGAATTAATTGACCGTGGTTTAAACCCCGGCACCACCGCAGATTTCACTGCTTCCTCCATTATGGTTTCCTATCTTGATGGCTACCATGACTATAAAACCAAGTTAGGAAATAAATAA
- a CDS encoding methanogen output domain 1-containing protein, translating into MTESRILVVEDEAIVAMGIKQKLEDLGHHVVDTVYTGEDAVGTALKTEPDLILMDIVLKGNMDGIEAAAKIRKQLDIPVIYLTAYSDEEVLERARMTEPYGYIIKPFKKSELNANIEMALYKHAEDQKKSEVVKKQVLADFYDFILNSSLTTADQSEEEIKDTILKIFASRLEEDMRPRLERELGDIIEEQGLNDLESIYNAYLDWVAKFFAGFGIQTKIDAKGHVHLFKFLNCPWIEDAKKKPIFCLNCQSMMQQTFDWTGMEGKVEKRTTIADGADSCTFKFNVPFMKKEKPTP; encoded by the coding sequence ATGACCGAATCCCGGATACTGGTGGTTGAAGACGAAGCAATAGTGGCCATGGGCATAAAACAAAAACTGGAAGACCTGGGTCATCACGTAGTGGACACGGTTTACACTGGTGAGGACGCCGTTGGAACAGCCTTAAAAACAGAACCTGACCTGATTTTAATGGATATTGTTCTTAAGGGAAATATGGATGGTATTGAAGCTGCGGCTAAAATACGCAAACAGCTGGATATACCGGTAATCTACTTGACTGCCTATTCCGACGAGGAAGTCCTGGAAAGGGCCCGTATGACTGAACCCTACGGATACATAATCAAGCCATTTAAAAAGAGCGAACTAAATGCCAATATAGAAATGGCCCTGTATAAACATGCTGAAGATCAAAAAAAGAGCGAAGTTGTTAAAAAACAGGTTCTGGCTGATTTTTATGATTTCATTCTTAACTCCAGTCTCACCACCGCTGATCAATCTGAAGAGGAGATCAAAGACACCATCCTCAAAATCTTCGCATCCCGCCTAGAAGAAGATATGAGGCCCCGTTTAGAAAGAGAACTGGGCGATATCATTGAAGAACAGGGTTTAAATGATCTGGAAAGTATTTACAATGCCTACCTGGACTGGGTGGCCAAATTCTTTGCTGGTTTCGGTATCCAAACCAAAATCGATGCTAAAGGACATGTGCACCTTTTCAAATTCCTAAATTGCCCCTGGATTGAGGATGCCAAGAAAAAACCGATTTTCTGCCTTAACTGCCAATCCATGATGCAACAAACATTCGACTGGACCGGTATGGAGGGTAAAGTTGAAAAAAGAACCACCATTGCCGATGGTGCCGACTCCTGCACATTCAAGTTCAATGTACCCTTTATGAAGAAGGAAAAACCCACCCCCTGA
- a CDS encoding response regulator, with product MEEEIKVLILEDVPLDAELIERELRKEGFDFTSHRVEREEEYRSEVEKWNPHIILADHSLPQFDGVSALKIAHEQSPTTPFIFVSGKIGEEFAVEMLKKGATDYVLKHNLSKLGYAVRRALTEAQEHLEKKIAQEALLESEKKYRALFEKTKNPTIVFTEDGSFNDFNQATLDFMEAEPEELLQQKIHHFTLPEASPVQLKDWTAGRIVELPLKIKGEVKILELTITPVELGDNRIIFATGRDLTHQKRMENALKESEEKYRLLVENQTDMVVKFDPEGKVLFASPSYCEVLGRTEESILGSNFLPLVHQDDLKKTQRALEKLHRPPYVVFLEHRLLTMNGWRWIAWADKAIMNEQGELEAFVGVGRDITERKLAEDRIMRSLKEKELLLREIHHRVKNNLQIVSTLLSLQSSKIKDQKVIDLYRESQNRILSIALIHENLYQSEDLTNINFASYVKNLIDDLFHSYGVDPNQIRIEMDIEEVIMNIETAIPGGLIVNELISNTLKHAFPQGQGKIHLELTKKEDNHILKIRDNGKPFPEDFEVAETDTLGMKLILNLVQQLDGKITLNKTNKEFTIEFKELKYKERI from the coding sequence ATGGAAGAAGAGATTAAAGTCTTGATCCTGGAAGATGTTCCTTTGGACGCCGAACTGATAGAAAGGGAACTTAGAAAAGAAGGTTTTGATTTTACCAGTCATCGTGTTGAACGGGAAGAGGAGTACCGTAGTGAAGTGGAAAAATGGAACCCCCACATAATACTGGCTGACCATTCCCTACCCCAGTTCGACGGAGTCTCTGCACTTAAAATAGCCCATGAACAATCCCCCACCACGCCATTCATATTTGTCAGTGGTAAGATTGGGGAAGAATTCGCAGTAGAGATGCTTAAAAAAGGAGCAACAGACTACGTTCTAAAACATAACCTATCTAAACTAGGATACGCTGTGCGAAGAGCCCTCACTGAGGCTCAGGAACATTTGGAGAAGAAAATAGCCCAGGAAGCACTCCTGGAAAGTGAAAAAAAATATCGGGCACTTTTTGAAAAAACCAAAAACCCTACTATAGTGTTTACTGAAGACGGGAGTTTTAATGATTTCAACCAGGCCACACTTGATTTTATGGAGGCAGAACCAGAAGAACTCCTCCAGCAGAAAATTCATCACTTCACACTCCCCGAAGCAAGCCCCGTGCAGTTAAAAGACTGGACTGCCGGGAGAATAGTGGAGTTACCCCTGAAGATCAAAGGTGAAGTTAAAATACTAGAATTGACCATCACCCCGGTAGAACTGGGTGATAATAGAATAATTTTCGCCACTGGTCGGGACCTCACCCATCAGAAAAGAATGGAAAACGCCCTGAAAGAAAGTGAAGAAAAATACCGGCTCCTGGTTGAAAACCAGACCGACATGGTAGTTAAATTCGATCCCGAGGGAAAAGTTCTCTTTGCCAGTCCATCTTACTGCGAGGTTCTGGGACGTACCGAGGAAAGTATTCTGGGAAGTAATTTCCTCCCCCTGGTACACCAGGATGACCTTAAAAAAACCCAGAGAGCCCTGGAAAAACTACACCGACCCCCTTACGTAGTGTTCCTGGAGCACCGCCTACTAACCATGAATGGTTGGCGGTGGATTGCCTGGGCAGATAAAGCTATAATGAATGAACAAGGAGAACTGGAAGCATTTGTAGGAGTGGGACGTGACATAACCGAACGTAAACTGGCTGAAGACAGAATAATGAGATCCTTAAAGGAAAAGGAACTGTTACTCCGGGAAATTCACCACCGGGTTAAAAATAACCTGCAGATCGTATCTACCCTGCTGAGTCTGCAGTCATCTAAAATTAAAGACCAGAAGGTTATTGATCTCTACCGGGAAAGTCAAAACAGGATACTTTCCATTGCCCTGATACACGAAAACCTGTACCAATCCGAGGATTTAACCAACATCAACTTTGCCAGCTATGTGAAAAACCTTATCGATGACCTTTTCCATTCCTATGGTGTGGATCCCAACCAGATACGGATAGAGATGGATATAGAAGAGGTTATAATGAACATTGAAACAGCAATACCCGGGGGGCTCATTGTAAATGAACTCATCTCCAACACCCTTAAACATGCCTTCCCCCAGGGCCAGGGAAAAATACACCTGGAATTAACCAAAAAAGAGGACAACCACATTTTAAAAATCAGGGACAATGGAAAACCATTCCCTGAAGACTTTGAAGTTGCTGAAACTGATACTCTGGGAATGAAATTGATTTTGAACCTGGTTCAGCAGTTAGATGGAAAAATAACTTTAAATAAAACTAATAAAGAATTTACAATTGAATTTAAGGAACTCAAATATAAGGAGCGGATCTGA
- the aroC gene encoding chorismate synthase, translating into MAGNTTGNLFKVTTFGSSHGTALGAVIDGCPAGLKLSAEDIQRELDRRRPGTSKITTPRGETDQVEVLSGIFEGKTDGTPITAVVYNKDADSSAYEPFRNKPRPGHGDYTWTAKYGTYDYRGGGRGSGRNTIGHVIGGAVAKKLLKELDIQVVAHVTQVADVKAQHVAYSRLAEYVGQNQVRCADQKAAQLMEKKILEAKEKGDSLGGVVETIAFNVPAGLGEPVFDKLDADLARALMGIGAVKGVEIGFGFQLAEATASTTNDEYYLEGEQIKTTTNTAGGIVGGISNGMPIVARMAVKPTPSISSVQKTVDLEKMEETEIQIKGRHDPCICPRVTPVAEAAVAMVLVDHLMRSGFINPRHV; encoded by the coding sequence ATGGCCGGAAACACCACAGGTAATTTATTCAAGGTAACCACCTTCGGGTCCAGCCACGGCACTGCACTGGGAGCAGTGATTGATGGTTGCCCGGCAGGTTTAAAACTATCAGCTGAGGATATACAGAGGGAACTGGATCGCCGGAGGCCAGGAACCAGTAAAATCACCACTCCCCGGGGAGAAACTGACCAGGTAGAAGTTCTCTCCGGAATATTTGAAGGTAAAACTGATGGAACTCCAATTACTGCCGTGGTGTACAATAAAGACGCTGATTCATCGGCCTATGAACCCTTCCGGAACAAGCCCCGACCCGGCCACGGTGATTACACCTGGACTGCCAAGTACGGTACCTACGACTACCGTGGAGGTGGCAGGGGCAGTGGCCGAAACACCATCGGGCACGTGATAGGGGGAGCAGTGGCTAAAAAGCTCCTGAAAGAACTGGATATTCAAGTGGTGGCCCATGTAACTCAAGTGGCTGATGTGAAAGCCCAACACGTGGCTTACAGTCGCCTCGCAGAGTACGTCGGGCAGAATCAGGTGCGCTGCGCTGACCAAAAGGCCGCCCAACTCATGGAAAAGAAGATACTTGAAGCCAAGGAAAAGGGAGATTCCCTGGGTGGTGTGGTGGAAACCATAGCCTTCAATGTCCCTGCGGGACTGGGAGAACCGGTTTTTGATAAACTCGACGCTGATCTGGCCCGGGCACTGATGGGAATCGGAGCAGTTAAGGGTGTGGAAATTGGATTCGGCTTCCAGCTGGCAGAGGCAACGGCCAGTACCACCAATGATGAGTACTACCTGGAAGGAGAGCAGATCAAAACCACCACCAACACAGCTGGGGGTATTGTTGGAGGAATATCCAATGGTATGCCCATTGTAGCCCGAATGGCAGTCAAACCCACACCATCCATCAGCAGTGTGCAAAAAACAGTGGACCTGGAGAAGATGGAAGAAACTGAAATCCAGATAAAAGGCCGACACGACCCCTGTATCTGTCCACGGGTAACCCCAGTGGCCGAAGCAGCGGTGGCCATGGTCCTGGTAGACCACCTGATGAGATCTGGATTTATCAACCCGCGGCATGTCTGA
- a CDS encoding GNAT family N-acetyltransferase — protein MPKQNNDVISDIMMDRARFIREDELEQLLSLYEYLIPEDPKLTINTALKDHWKKIVTDENIFYLVVEEEGRIVSSCNLTIIKNLTRSARPYSLIENVVTHPDYRNKGYGTAVLKKAMEIAREKNCYKVMLLTSKKDEKTLKFYENAGFDRGEKTGFIFRMD, from the coding sequence ATGCCAAAACAAAACAATGATGTTATAAGTGATATAATGATGGACCGGGCACGTTTTATCAGAGAAGATGAACTGGAACAGTTGTTATCCTTGTACGAATATCTAATTCCCGAAGACCCAAAACTAACCATAAATACAGCTTTAAAGGACCATTGGAAGAAAATAGTCACGGACGAGAACATTTTTTATCTGGTTGTTGAGGAGGAGGGAAGAATAGTTTCATCCTGTAACCTCACCATCATTAAGAATCTCACCCGTTCAGCAAGACCCTACAGTCTCATAGAGAACGTGGTAACCCATCCAGATTACCGGAATAAAGGATATGGGACTGCAGTTTTAAAGAAAGCCATGGAAATAGCTCGGGAGAAAAACTGCTACAAGGTAATGTTGCTAACCAGTAAGAAGGATGAAAAAACACTCAAATTTTATGAGAATGCCGGGTTTGACCGGGGAGAAAAAACAGGATTCATATTCCGGATGGACTGA
- a CDS encoding DUF2121 family protein, with amino-acid sequence MSLIITYVGSKGCVMAGDKRSIGFLGDREQREVLEEEMYSGKIKTTEELLQRASQLDINLKITDSVEKVRNLGDVLVGEVKLRTTTETRRKRIYGTSSGYHQVELSGSEIKNVKSGQSSIVVFGNKLTKEIANKHLQKYWKSQTSLNEVSKIFQRIMEDVAQSTPSVSSQFDIYMVHPRLDHKQAMELLRTTIIEDVKELEKWREELKTQMLEQRRDIQMASRILTQGEVGRVRKVEGNEVEVILAPGVEALDMQWNVLSREGGTIVMKMDEPSPLSLGDLVVIEDENLCVKKSKTPLSCEIILCKSDK; translated from the coding sequence ATGAGCCTGATTATAACTTACGTTGGAAGTAAAGGCTGTGTAATGGCCGGTGACAAGCGCAGTATAGGTTTTTTAGGAGACAGAGAACAGAGAGAAGTCTTGGAAGAGGAGATGTACAGTGGTAAAATAAAAACCACCGAAGAACTCCTCCAGAGGGCAAGCCAGCTGGACATAAACCTTAAAATAACCGACAGTGTGGAAAAGGTACGTAATCTGGGTGACGTGCTGGTGGGAGAGGTTAAACTTCGAACCACCACTGAAACCAGGCGTAAAAGGATATATGGAACCAGCAGTGGCTACCATCAGGTGGAACTTTCGGGATCCGAGATCAAAAATGTGAAAAGCGGCCAGAGTTCAATTGTGGTCTTTGGGAACAAGTTAACCAAGGAAATTGCCAACAAACACCTCCAGAAGTACTGGAAATCTCAGACCAGTTTAAACGAAGTTTCTAAGATATTCCAGAGAATTATGGAAGACGTGGCCCAATCGACCCCTTCGGTGAGTTCTCAATTCGATATTTACATGGTTCACCCCCGATTAGACCATAAACAGGCCATGGAACTCCTGCGAACCACCATAATTGAGGATGTTAAGGAACTGGAGAAATGGCGTGAAGAACTGAAAACACAGATGTTGGAGCAGAGAAGGGACATCCAGATGGCGTCACGGATTCTGACCCAGGGTGAAGTGGGTAGAGTCCGTAAAGTGGAAGGAAATGAAGTGGAAGTCATCCTGGCACCGGGTGTGGAAGCACTGGACATGCAGTGGAATGTCCTCTCCCGAGAAGGGGGAACCATAGTAATGAAAATGGATGAACCTTCACCCCTGAGTCTGGGGGACCTGGTGGTTATTGAAGATGAGAATCTGTGTGTAAAAAAGAGTAAAACCCCCCTAAGTTGTGAAATCATACTCTGCAAATCAGATAAATAG
- a CDS encoding GNAT family N-acetyltransferase → MIINCDKCLLRRWESSDLSSLVVNAHNPRVAANMRDGFPYPYTPEHGKDWITVARSDDPLHNFAITIDNQAVGGIGLALGEDIERISAELGYWLGENYWGKGITSSAIKGILRYGFDDLGLERIFAKPFEHNTASRRILEKNDFKLEGILRKSVIKGGKIYNQALYAKTKQ, encoded by the coding sequence ATGATAATTAATTGTGATAAGTGTCTTTTAAGAAGATGGGAATCTTCGGATCTTTCCAGTCTGGTGGTCAATGCCCACAACCCCCGAGTTGCGGCTAACATGAGGGATGGTTTCCCCTATCCTTACACCCCGGAACATGGTAAAGATTGGATCACTGTAGCCCGCAGCGATGATCCCTTGCATAACTTTGCCATCACCATAGATAACCAGGCAGTAGGGGGCATAGGACTTGCTCTGGGTGAAGATATTGAAAGAATATCTGCTGAACTGGGTTACTGGTTAGGTGAAAATTACTGGGGAAAAGGTATCACCTCTTCGGCCATAAAAGGAATTTTAAGATATGGATTTGATGATTTAGGATTGGAAAGGATTTTTGCCAAGCCCTTTGAACACAACACTGCATCCCGGAGAATACTGGAGAAAAATGATTTTAAACTGGAAGGTATTTTAAGAAAAAGTGTTATTAAAGGCGGCAAAATCTATAACCAGGCTTTATATGCCAAAACAAAACAATGA
- a CDS encoding endonuclease III domain-containing protein, which translates to MKRSLFGKIYEKLYHLYGPQGWWPLMDLETENPDKTGATKGYHPLNYDLPQTRKQQYEIILGAILTQNTAWTSAEKALGNLKKLNVLDPDKLLSLDDDTLKEAVRPAGFLNQKSMYLLNITRFFLALDGEIPTRKEILRVKGVGNETADSILLYAYKQPEFVIDTYTKRIFSHLGVVEDKISYMSLKKLFQDNLSPNVPVYQEYHALIVEHAKRYYQKKPYGIECPLKKLI; encoded by the coding sequence ATGAAGAGATCATTATTTGGCAAAATCTATGAAAAACTCTACCATCTTTACGGTCCACAGGGTTGGTGGCCATTGATGGATCTGGAAACAGAAAATCCAGATAAAACCGGGGCTACCAAGGGATACCATCCACTGAATTATGATTTACCCCAAACCCGGAAACAACAATACGAAATCATTCTAGGGGCCATTTTAACCCAGAACACTGCCTGGACATCCGCAGAGAAAGCACTGGGAAATCTTAAAAAGTTAAATGTTCTGGATCCAGATAAACTACTATCCCTTGATGATGATACCCTAAAAGAAGCAGTTCGCCCGGCAGGATTCTTAAACCAGAAATCCATGTATCTGTTGAACATTACCCGGTTTTTCCTGGCCTTAGATGGTGAAATTCCCACTAGAAAGGAAATTTTAAGGGTAAAGGGTGTGGGGAATGAAACTGCAGATTCCATACTTTTATACGCCTATAAACAACCGGAATTTGTGATTGACACTTACACCAAACGAATCTTCAGCCATCTGGGAGTAGTGGAAGATAAAATTAGTTATATGTCTCTGAAAAAACTGTTTCAAGATAATTTAAGCCCAAATGTTCCGGTTTACCAGGAATATCATGCCCTTATAGTGGAACATGCCAAAAGATACTATCAGAAAAAGCCATACGGCATCGAATGTCCTCTTAAAAAGTTAATTTAA
- the hemB gene encoding porphobilinogen synthase: protein MNFPTRRMRRLRKTPQIRKILSETTLQAEDFIYPLFIKEELEEGAGEHIDTMPGQYRYSLEDAIDEAKRLEKLGLESVLLFGMPEEKDELGTSAYSDEGIVQQAVHRLKKETELVVITDVCLCQYTTHGHCGIVENGKILNDESLRLLAKTALSHAEAGADIVAPSDMMDGRVGVIREMLDDGGFQDTLIMSYAAKYASSFYAPFRDAVCSSPSFGDRKTHQMSPANVEEALLEVELDLDEGADIIMVKPAMAYLDVIQRVKEEFRMPTAAYQVSGEYSMLRAGIEAQYLTNEAIYESLLSIKRAGADLIISHFAPDFLEGKLDTIC from the coding sequence ATGAACTTTCCAACTCGTCGAATGCGTAGACTAAGAAAAACTCCCCAAATAAGGAAGATACTGAGTGAAACAACCCTCCAGGCAGAAGACTTTATTTATCCCCTTTTCATCAAGGAAGAACTGGAAGAGGGAGCTGGAGAACACATTGACACCATGCCTGGCCAGTATCGTTACAGTCTGGAAGATGCCATTGATGAAGCCAAACGTCTGGAAAAATTAGGCCTGGAATCCGTCCTGTTGTTTGGAATGCCGGAGGAAAAGGATGAACTGGGAACATCAGCCTACTCTGATGAGGGAATAGTGCAGCAGGCTGTACATCGCCTGAAAAAAGAAACCGAGTTGGTGGTCATCACTGATGTCTGTCTCTGTCAGTACACCACCCACGGCCACTGTGGGATAGTGGAAAACGGGAAGATCCTAAACGACGAAAGCCTGCGTTTACTGGCCAAAACTGCCCTGAGCCATGCGGAAGCCGGGGCAGACATAGTAGCACCCTCCGATATGATGGATGGCCGGGTGGGGGTTATTCGTGAAATGCTGGATGACGGAGGATTCCAGGATACCCTGATCATGTCCTACGCCGCTAAATATGCATCCAGTTTCTACGCACCATTCCGTGATGCAGTTTGTTCATCACCCTCCTTTGGTGACCGTAAAACCCACCAGATGAGCCCAGCCAATGTGGAAGAAGCCCTGCTGGAAGTGGAACTGGATTTAGATGAAGGGGCAGATATTATAATGGTTAAACCGGCCATGGCCTATCTGGATGTGATCCAGCGGGTTAAAGAAGAATTTAGAATGCCCACCGCCGCTTACCAGGTGAGTGGGGAGTATTCCATGCTCCGAGCAGGGATTGAAGCACAATATCTTACCAACGAAGCCATATACGAGTCCCTGTTATCCATTAAACGGGCCGGTGCAGATCTTATCATATCCCACTTTGCACCAGACTTCCTGGAAGGTAAACTGGACACCATCTGCTGA